A stretch of the Aphis gossypii isolate Hap1 chromosome 2, ASM2018417v2, whole genome shotgun sequence genome encodes the following:
- the LOC114127185 gene encoding uncharacterized protein LOC114127185 isoform X3: MLAMVLDGESPDVSDVTLEDIEDGDNDMLNSHLFYDQHMKEIENQKKFKAFQNIKRKYFKSNIVQPNFLTYFEKQQIKTLHDKSPKEWTPQTLSTCFPASPEVIVKILKSKWISDEGQKILRHDKLVQQNWERFRNGLFNDILSDELKNHLIKFSERRPTLITLEQAEAHIPKLAADYLKPQEFGQIITSYLGEPKNPINEPIQIEAKDKPNIELIYENDTTTKSSKRHFTLDEFKNDSQKESFSFYNTSQTLSTNNKSVDVEKVEASLQENTRIISRKEVSEYIDTMNDYPLAIRIPKSVWKEGYVYRVNDCFYDDNGDFLYRVPGLIKDEDKQQKQQ; this comes from the exons ATGTTGGCCATGGTTCTAGATGGAGAATCTCCTGACGTATCTGACGTGACATTAGAAGACATTGAAGATGGTGATAATGATATGCTCAATtcgcatttattttatgatcagCACatgaa ggaaattgaaaatcaaaaaaaatttaaagcatttcagaatattaaacgaaaatattttaaaagtaatatagtacagcctaattttttaacatactttgaaaaacaacaaataaaaactttacacGATAAGTCACCCAAAGAATGGACTCCTCAAACATTATCAACATGCTTTCCAGCATCACCAGAAGTTATTGTT aaaatattaaaatctaaatggaTATCAGATGAAggccaaaaaatattaaggcaTGATAAATTGGTACAGCAAAATTGGGAACGTTTTCGTAATGGACTgttcaatgatattttatctgatgaattaaaaaatcatttaataaaattttcagaacGACGACCTACATTAATTACTCTAGAGC AAGCTGAAGCTCATATTCCTAAACTAGCTGCAGATTATTTAAAGCCCCAGGAATTTGGTCAAATAATAACTAGTTACCTTGGTGAGCCCAAAAATCCAATTAATGAACCAATTCAAATTGAAGCTAAAGATAAACCAAACATTGAGTTGATTTATGAAAATGATACAACAACTAAAAGTAGTAAAAGACACTTTACATTAGAtgaattcaaaaatgattCTCAAAAAGAatctttttcattttataatacatcacaAACATtgtcaacaaataataaaagtgttgATGTAGAAAAAGTTGAAGCTAGTTTACAAGAGAATACAAGAATTATTTCACGTAAAGAAGTTTCTGAATACATTGATACAATGAATGATTATCCACTTGCTATTCGAATACCCAAAAGTGTTTGGAAAGAAGGATATGTATATAGAGttaatgattgtttttatgaTGACAATGGAGACTTTTTATACAGAGTTCCTGGTTTAATTAAAGATGAAGATAAACAACAAAAGCAACAATAA
- the LOC114127185 gene encoding uncharacterized protein LOC114127185 isoform X2, giving the protein MFNFGNLGWSLQKTYRNVKAKPNRQFKKNDVKGNPGSNRMLAMVLDGESPDVSDVTLEDIEDGDNDMLNSHLFYDQHMKEIENQKKFKAFQNIKRKYFKSNIVQPNFLTYFEKQQIKTLHDKSPKEWTPQTLSTCFPASPEVIVKILKSKWISDEGQKILRHDKLVQQNWERFRNGLFNDILSDELKNHLIKFSERRPTLITLEQAEAHIPKLAADYLKPQEFGQIITSYLGEPKNPINEPIQIEAKDKPNIELIYENDTTTKSSKRHFTLDEFKNDSQKESFSFYNTSQTLSTNNKSVDVEKVEASLQENTRIISRKEVSEYIDTMNDYPLAIRIPKSVWKEGYVYRVNDCFYDDNGDFLYRVPGLIKDEDKQQKQQ; this is encoded by the exons ATGTTCAACTTTGGAAACCTTGGCTGGAGTCtacaaaa AACGTACAGAAACGTGAAGGCAAAACCCAATAGACAATTCAAGAAAAATGATGTCAAAGGCAACCCTGGGAGTAATCGTATGTTGGCCATGGTTCTAGATGGAGAATCTCCTGACGTATCTGACGTGACATTAGAAGACATTGAAGATGGTGATAATGATATGCTCAATtcgcatttattttatgatcagCACatgaa ggaaattgaaaatcaaaaaaaatttaaagcatttcagaatattaaacgaaaatattttaaaagtaatatagtacagcctaattttttaacatactttgaaaaacaacaaataaaaactttacacGATAAGTCACCCAAAGAATGGACTCCTCAAACATTATCAACATGCTTTCCAGCATCACCAGAAGTTATTGTT aaaatattaaaatctaaatggaTATCAGATGAAggccaaaaaatattaaggcaTGATAAATTGGTACAGCAAAATTGGGAACGTTTTCGTAATGGACTgttcaatgatattttatctgatgaattaaaaaatcatttaataaaattttcagaacGACGACCTACATTAATTACTCTAGAGC AAGCTGAAGCTCATATTCCTAAACTAGCTGCAGATTATTTAAAGCCCCAGGAATTTGGTCAAATAATAACTAGTTACCTTGGTGAGCCCAAAAATCCAATTAATGAACCAATTCAAATTGAAGCTAAAGATAAACCAAACATTGAGTTGATTTATGAAAATGATACAACAACTAAAAGTAGTAAAAGACACTTTACATTAGAtgaattcaaaaatgattCTCAAAAAGAatctttttcattttataatacatcacaAACATtgtcaacaaataataaaagtgttgATGTAGAAAAAGTTGAAGCTAGTTTACAAGAGAATACAAGAATTATTTCACGTAAAGAAGTTTCTGAATACATTGATACAATGAATGATTATCCACTTGCTATTCGAATACCCAAAAGTGTTTGGAAAGAAGGATATGTATATAGAGttaatgattgtttttatgaTGACAATGGAGACTTTTTATACAGAGTTCCTGGTTTAATTAAAGATGAAGATAAACAACAAAAGCAACAATAA
- the LOC114127185 gene encoding uncharacterized protein LOC114127185 isoform X1: MISSKILFFKNAIQPSFVFRTYRNVKAKPNRQFKKNDVKGNPGSNRMLAMVLDGESPDVSDVTLEDIEDGDNDMLNSHLFYDQHMKEIENQKKFKAFQNIKRKYFKSNIVQPNFLTYFEKQQIKTLHDKSPKEWTPQTLSTCFPASPEVIVKILKSKWISDEGQKILRHDKLVQQNWERFRNGLFNDILSDELKNHLIKFSERRPTLITLEQAEAHIPKLAADYLKPQEFGQIITSYLGEPKNPINEPIQIEAKDKPNIELIYENDTTTKSSKRHFTLDEFKNDSQKESFSFYNTSQTLSTNNKSVDVEKVEASLQENTRIISRKEVSEYIDTMNDYPLAIRIPKSVWKEGYVYRVNDCFYDDNGDFLYRVPGLIKDEDKQQKQQ, from the exons atgatttcttcaaaaatactgttttttaaaaacgctATCCAGCCATCGTTTGTATTCAGAACGTACAGAAACGTGAAGGCAAAACCCAATAGACAATTCAAGAAAAATGATGTCAAAGGCAACCCTGGGAGTAATCGTATGTTGGCCATGGTTCTAGATGGAGAATCTCCTGACGTATCTGACGTGACATTAGAAGACATTGAAGATGGTGATAATGATATGCTCAATtcgcatttattttatgatcagCACatgaa ggaaattgaaaatcaaaaaaaatttaaagcatttcagaatattaaacgaaaatattttaaaagtaatatagtacagcctaattttttaacatactttgaaaaacaacaaataaaaactttacacGATAAGTCACCCAAAGAATGGACTCCTCAAACATTATCAACATGCTTTCCAGCATCACCAGAAGTTATTGTT aaaatattaaaatctaaatggaTATCAGATGAAggccaaaaaatattaaggcaTGATAAATTGGTACAGCAAAATTGGGAACGTTTTCGTAATGGACTgttcaatgatattttatctgatgaattaaaaaatcatttaataaaattttcagaacGACGACCTACATTAATTACTCTAGAGC AAGCTGAAGCTCATATTCCTAAACTAGCTGCAGATTATTTAAAGCCCCAGGAATTTGGTCAAATAATAACTAGTTACCTTGGTGAGCCCAAAAATCCAATTAATGAACCAATTCAAATTGAAGCTAAAGATAAACCAAACATTGAGTTGATTTATGAAAATGATACAACAACTAAAAGTAGTAAAAGACACTTTACATTAGAtgaattcaaaaatgattCTCAAAAAGAatctttttcattttataatacatcacaAACATtgtcaacaaataataaaagtgttgATGTAGAAAAAGTTGAAGCTAGTTTACAAGAGAATACAAGAATTATTTCACGTAAAGAAGTTTCTGAATACATTGATACAATGAATGATTATCCACTTGCTATTCGAATACCCAAAAGTGTTTGGAAAGAAGGATATGTATATAGAGttaatgattgtttttatgaTGACAATGGAGACTTTTTATACAGAGTTCCTGGTTTAATTAAAGATGAAGATAAACAACAAAAGCAACAATAA
- the LOC114127292 gene encoding myb-like protein A — protein MEPLMPSEVARLVYGYLKKEKNEDAAECFLKSSPHLTECFQMFKAKRNFNIKVNGFNLHDIFDNFGTMCTMIEERIPETCESKTLLEKLQYLLDTNHIPMKEDKFVETKLNMVDKCVGNTVDTKDQSTYTNIEANRSISEELLEIPSFTEVITNNVSKTKDIDPVNNETTITGEKNSVTFSSPCLSSMTQSIENNTSTMTFSKFDEDKESKIFQINKQICSTPAKKNEETKLNIESVPQFSPKNIHNLISSDHTEYQQIPEATSLDSMPGLSKEDRIKDSSVIIDTGELVDTFLNDQSLLEKIADTINKSFEAQKETDNVLESKVLDPPTLEKALDSTQSDPQIKNILDEFLVFNVDNTDTGKKTSNDDQLDSIKSRLRSARKKDDVPSKLKKNNFNIPKHIAYGNEECTKVDNNIVLIHEGNMRTTVFDNYDLLSNQLVLQSSDSYNFDSSKIESGEDYLAKADYVKIAPKITPMLKTHQAPEKHIFPKRRRQSLEVSGIRSKFRRSNITRQLPVQAPKSIIIEVPNQNSFETQEKNHNEVNDIIRLPEVSSKVDDIIVHDTPDDRLKPPKNKSMSTPRRRSTHIRCLDFSTPQPKSMTQTQARSKLFCDTPKRLEKCLEEPSSSPLPKLQADWGSVNGFESMIKKDSIKHWDSDIREMVGAGILTSDADGRKTRKKKTPRKKIKPANVQNNSVVLLEEQKKSDNISTKANGLLTNVSNISESSSYDDSNVQDPNKQLLDIQTSLKEHIEFPSSLETSKNVEEEFKQTSIKSESLNNLNDQRLLHTQNEFPISLETPDKITELSRELFNQQPQTLSDSLKSINDEKSIKKQNEFSISLETPEKTIELYTEQPPVKSDSLKNENEKSLNKENEFMMSLETPDKITEFNNKQLSIKSDSSKSQNSTQINPKQSHANDQKNNQNQLINSSILNTTPEMKNLENNSNFLKTINNHNCSLPEKKSNEPIKHLNVQGLFDQTDTNNSSTLNSPVKCINIEPVKSHIVETPYKCDDAAAVDVPETPISKMIREYDPSKMITPLPCTPEHYDDSLTETPLTKVFRETSYLNRPPISPFPPTPGNSMSIDTLIVPPEQDNVKTSNNTNCKTNSSKELSTQPIQTTNYESSTNIKKKKIESTPLKSKLKITNKSKVKKGIKIKNIETKKNQVYESVKVELFGSEILSSPETNELKTNEQHKPIIINKKPQAEEKKSGFKPIPKRKSIESTSVVNVNGNENHLSNELNMQPIKTSFIKPIIAQCENNNDNTSEKVKKTVSKKIKKSMVHFDDPVEKFFKLSKSPTLGKSRIKNTDKTQTKTMLNDNSDQLIGLNKYLNKTSPTVCDYSPKEKNIKTIEPAVKTSKLNNSDSNINYSKMYNVDKSSKNISTVVSNETKTNEMNNQNIKLSQNCISDINKVSNKKEKNTVHNKSTMSLESVQTLSMDNNISNPNCISENKMNTSLDKSESSVNYNSSVNNTSCVTVTHDEKLDVQMNKICDPLNNIEYLKKPKVYEVITEDGEHEMVYLNVSEIFTFLDIPSELNNVQPSDSIASPLITTNKILDITPKMESGELEDEELLMPVTSTPKDDIVIKNEKDDRTRRSPSFWDDSVHNYPIKHRDDRHRDSNRWQNKTYHKYDKKHRSNKSRYHDDRSQFDSRNHFQRNHHQNVKREFKEDSVKDKHRFKHKDEKRRSYHDYSKGRNWVEENERFSIPQRMSHNDLQKSNRSEDIVKKATKRPADRSVYNKTPAKVSKVEHQRLLKNVDVDDFLSVVHGQK, from the exons ATGGAACCATTAATGCCATCGGAAGTCGCTCGCTTAGTATACG GTTATctgaagaaagaaaaaaatgaagatgctgcagaatgttttttaaaatcatctcCTCATTTGACTGAATGTTTTCAGATGTTTAAAGCTAAaagaaactttaatattaaagtgaatGGATTTAATTTACATGACATATTTGACAATTTTGGAACCATGTGTACCATGA ttGAAGAACGAATACCTGAAACATGTGAATCAAAAACATTACTTGAGAAACTACAGTATTTGTTAGATACAAATCATATACCAATGAAAGAAGATAAATTTGTTGAGACAAAATTGAATATGGTTGACAAATGTGTTGGTAATACAGTTGATACTAAAGATCAGAGTACATACACTAATATAGAAGCAAATAGAAGTATATCAGAAGAGTTGTTAGAAATTCCATCATTCACTgaggtaattactaataatgttTCTAAAACAAAAGACATTGACCCAGTTAATAATGAAACCACAATAACTGGCGAGAAAAACTCAGTTACATTTTCTTCACCCTGTTTATCTTCAATGACACaatcaatagaaaataatacaagtactatgacattttctaaatttgaTGAAGACaaagaatcaaaaatatttcaaataaataaacaaatttgtagTACTCCAGCGAAGAAAAACgaagaaacaaaattaaatattgagtcAGTACCACAATTTAgtccaaaaaatattcataatttaatttctag TGATCATACAGAATATCAGCAAATACCAGAAGCAACCTCACTTGACTCTATGCCAGGATTGTCAAAAGAAGATAGGATTAAGGATAGTTCAGTTATTATTGATACTGGTGAATTAGTAGATACGTTTTTAAATGATCAAAGTTTGTTGGAAAAAATTGctgatactataaataaatcttttgaGGCTCAAAAAGAAACTGACAATGTACTAGAAAGTAAAGTCTTAGATCCTCCTACACTTGAAAAAGCATTAGACTCTACTCAGTCTGATCCACAGATTAAAAACATACTGGATGAGTTTTTAG tttttaatgtCGATAATACTGATACTGGTAAAAAAACATCTAATGATGATCAACTAGACTCAATCAAATCTCGTTTACGTAGTGCCAGAAAAAaag ATGATGTTCCaagcaaattaaaaaagaataattttaatattcctaAACATATTGCTTATGGTAATGAAGAGTGTACGAAagttgacaataatattgtattgatacATGAAGGTAATATGAGAACAACTGTTTTTGATAATTacgatttattatcaaatcaatTAGTTTTACAATCAAGTGACTCATATAACTTTGACTCATCTAAAATTGAATCAG gagAAGATTATTTAGCTAAAGCTGACTATGTAAAAATTGCTCCAAAAATAACTCCAATGTTAAAGACTCACCAAG ctcctgaaaaacatatatttccaAAACGAAGAAGACAGTCGTTAGAAGTTTCTGGTATAAGAAGCAAATTTAGGAGATCAAATATAACTAGACAACTACCTGTTCAGGCTcctaaatcaattattattgaagttcctaatcaaaattcatttgaaactcaagaaaaaaatcataatgagGTTAATGACATTATCAGATTACCCGAAGTTTCATCTAAAGTTGATGATATAATTGTTCATGATACACCAGATGATAGACTGAAAcctccaaaaaataaaagcatgaGTACACCTCGTAGAAGGAGCACTCATATAAGATGTTTAGATTTTAGTACCCCGCAGCCCAAGAGTATGACTCAAACTCAAGCTCGTTCAAAACTTTTCTGTGATACCCCAAAAAGACTTGAAAAATGTTTGGAGGAACCTTCATCTAGTCCTTTACCAAAGCTTCAAGCTGATTGGGGTTCAGTTAATGGATTTGaatcaatgattaaaaaagATAGCATTAAACACTGGGATTCAGATATTAGAGAAATGGTTGGAGCTGGAATTTTAACGTCAGATGCTGACGGaagaaaaacaagaaaaaagaaaactccaagaaaaaaaattaaaccagcaaatgttcaaaataattctgTTGTTTTGCTTGAAGAACAAAAGAAATCagataatatttcaactaaaGCAAATGGATTACTTACCAATGTATCAAATATTTCTGAAAGCAGCTCATATGATGATTCAAATGTGCAAGACCCTAATAAGCAATTACTAGATATTCAAACGTCATTAAAGGAACACATAGAATTTCCTTCTTCATTAGaaacttcaaaaaatgttgaagaaGAATTTAAACAAACTTCAATTAAATCTGAGTCTTTGAATAACTTAAACGATCAACGATTATTGCATACACAGAATGAATTTCCTATTTCATTAGAAACACCAGATAAAATAACAGAATTATCGAgagaattatttaatcaacaaCCACAAACTTTATCTGATTCTTTGAAAAGCATTAATGATGaaaaatccattaaaaaacaaaatgaattttcaatcTCCTTAGAAACTCCAGAGAAAACTATAGAATTGTATACTGAACAACCACCAGTTAAATctgattctttaaaaaatgaaaatgaaaaatcattaaacaaagaaaatgaatttatgatgTCCTTAGAAACTCCAGATAAAAtaactgaatttaataataaacaactttCTATCAAATCTGATTCTTCAAAAAGCCAGAATTCAACTCAAATTAACCCGAAACAGTCACATGCTAATGAtcagaaaaataatcaaaatcaattaattaactcTTCCATTTTAAATACCACACCAGaaatgaaaaatctagaaaacaattcaaactttttaaaaacaattaataatcataattgttCATTACCTGAAAAGAAATCAAATGAaccaattaaacatttaaatgtacaaGGTTTATTTGATCAAACTGATACAAACAATTCAAGTACATTAAATAGTccagtaaaatgtattaatattgaaccAGTTAAATCTCATATAGTTGAAACCCCATATAAATGTGATGATGCTGCTGCTGTTGATGTGCCTGAAACtcctatttcaaaaatgatacGCGAATATGATCCAAGTAAGATGATCACACCATTACCATGTACACCAGAACATTATGATGATTCATTGACAGAAACCCCTTTAACCAAAGTATTCAGAGAAACGTCATATTTAAACAGACCACCAATTTCACCATTTCCTCCTACTCCAGGAAATTCAATGTCCATTGATACTTTGATAGTACCACCAGAACAAGATAATGttaaaacttcaaataatacaaattgtaaaacaaacaGTTCCAAAGAACTTTCAACACAACCTATTCAAACTACTAATTATGAGTCATCAACcaatataaagaaaaagaaaattgaaagtacacctttaaaatctaaattaaaaataacaaataaatctaaagtaaaaaaaggaataaaaataaaaaatattgaaacaaaaaaaaatcaagtgtATGAGTCTGTTAAAGTTGAACTATTTGGAAGTGAAATTTTATCAAGTCCAGAAACAAACGAATTAAAGACTAATGAACAACACAagccaataattattaataaaaaaccacAAGCAGAGGAGAAAAAATCTGGTTTTAAACCTATACCTAAAAGAAAATCAATTGAATCTACATCTGTTGTAAATGTTAATGGtaatgaaaatcatttatCAAATGAATTAAACATGCAACCTATTAAAACATCATTTATTAAACCAATAATAGCACAATGtgagaataataatgataacacatcagaaaaagtaaaaaaaacagtttcaaaaaaaattaagaagtcCATGGTACATTTTGATGACCCAGttgaaaaattctttaaattatctaaaagtCCAACATTGGGTAAATCCAGAATCAAAAATACTGATAAAACACAAACCAAAACCATGCTAAATGACAACTCTGATCAGTTAATTGggttaaataagtatttgaataaaacttCTCCTACAGTTTGTGACTATAGTCCAAAagagaaaaatatcaaaacaatagAACCCGCTGTTAAAACttctaaactaaataatagtgattctaatattaattattcaaaaatgtataatgtagatAAATCTAGTAAGAATATATCAACAGTTGTTAGTAATGAAACAAAAACTAATGAAATgaacaatcaaaatataaaattatctcaGAATTGTATATCAGACATAAATAAAGTGTCtaataaaaaggaaaaaaatacagttCATAATAAATCCACTATGTCGTTGGAATCAGTTCAAACTTTGTCTATGGATAATAACATATCTAATCCAAATTgtatttctgaaaataaaatgaataccaGTCTTGACAAATCTGAATCGTCTGTTAACTACAATAGTAGTGTTAATAATACTTCTTGTGTTACTGTTACACatgatgaaaaattagatGTTCAGATGAACAAGATCTGTGAtcccttaaataatatagaatatttaaaaaagccaAAAGTATATGAAGTCATTACTGAAGATGGTGAACATGag atggtttatttaaatgtatcagAAATATTCACTTTTCTTGATATACCCTCAGAATTAAACAATGTACAACCATCTGATTCAATTGCGTCAccattaataacaacaaacaaaatattggatATTACTCCAAAAATGGAAAGCGGTGAATTGGAGGATGAGGAATTACTCATGCCAGTGACTAGCACTCCTAAAgatgatattgttataaaaaatgaaaaagatgATAGAACTAGAAGAAGCCCCTCTTTTTGGGATGATTCTGTTCACAATTATCCAATAAAACACAGAGACGATAGACATAGAGATTCAAACCGTTGGCAAAATAAAACCTatcataaatatgataaaaaacatag GTCAAACAAATCTAGATACCATGATGACCGATCACAATTTGATAGTCGAAACCATTTTCAAAGAAATCATCATCAAAATGTGAAAAGAGAATTTAAGGAAGATTCAGTAAAAGATAAACATAGATTTAAACACAAAGATGAAAAAAGACGGAGTTATCATGATTACAGTAAAGGAAGAAATTGGGTTGAAGAAAATGAACGATTTTCAATTCCACAAAGAAt GTCACATAATGATTTACAAAAGTCAAATAGATCAGAAGATATAGTTAAAAAGGCTACTAAAAGGCCCGCAGATCGATCCGTGTATAATAAG ACTCCAGCCAAGGTTTCCAAAGTTGAACATCAACGGTTGCTGAAGAACGTAGATGTTGATGATTTTTTGTCTGTAGTACacggtcaaaaataa